One Triticum dicoccoides isolate Atlit2015 ecotype Zavitan chromosome 5B, WEW_v2.0, whole genome shotgun sequence genomic window carries:
- the LOC119308753 gene encoding serine/threonine-protein phosphatase PP-X isozyme 2-like isoform X2 encodes MGTSDLDRQIEQLKRCEPLAEAEVKALCLKAMEILVEESNVQRVDAPVTICGDIHGQFYDMKELFKVGGDCPKTNYLFLGDFVDRGFYSVETFLLLLALKVRYPDRITLIRGNHESRQITQVYGFYDECLRKYGSVNVWRYCTEIFDYLSLSALIENKILSVHGGLSPAITTLDQIRVIDRKQEVPHDGAMCDLLWSDPEDAVDGWGLSPRGAGFLFGGNVVSSFNHSNNIDYICRAHQLVMEGFKWMFNNKIVTVWSAPNYCYRCGNVAAILELDENLNKQFRVFEAAPHVCAHDLNQEVFLPRGLPQITFFETAHMACDTLSFHALERRRADRGIEGVPCWQMGACFARD; translated from the exons ATGGGGACGTCGGATCTGGACCGGCAGATCGAGCAGCTCAAGCGGTGCGAGCCGCTGGCGGAGGCGGAGGTCAAGGCGCTCTGCCTCAAGGCCATGGAGATCCTCGTCGAGGAGAGTAACGTCCAGCGCGTCGACGCCCCCGTCACG ATATGTGGAGACATTCATGGACAGTTCTACGACATGAAAGAACTTTTCAAAGTTGGAGGTGACTGCCCGAAGACAAACTACTTGTTCCTTGGGGATTTTGTTGACCGAGGATTTTATTCTGTTGAAACATTTTTGCTTCTTTTGGCCTTAAAG GTTAGGTACCCAGATCGTATAACTTTAATACGAGGAAATCATGAGAGCAGGCAGATCACACAA GTTTATGGCTTCTATGATGAGTGTCTTCGTAAATACGGCTCGGTGAATGTCTGGAGATATTGCACAGAAATATTTGACTATTTAAG TTTGTCTGCACTTATTGAGAACAAAATCTTAAGTGTCCATGGAGGCCTTTCCCCTGCTATTACGACACTGGATCAG ATCAGAGTAATAGATCGCAAGCAAGAAGTGCCTCATGATGGTGCCATGTGTGACCTTCTTTGGTCTGATCCAGAGGATGCTGTAGACGGCTGGGGATTAAGTCCTCGAGGCGCAGGGTTCCTCTTTGGTGGAAACGTTGTCTCTTCATTTAACCACTCAAACAACATAGATTATATTTGCCGTGCTCATCAACTAGTCATGGAAGGATTCAAGTGGATGTTCAATAACAAGATTGTTACTGTATGGTCTGCTCCTAACTATTGCTACAG GTGTGGCAATGTTGCTGCAATCCTAGAGCTTGATGAGAACCTGAATAAGCAGTTCCGTGTATTTGAAGCTGCTCCACATGTTTGTGCTCATGACTT GAATCAAGAGGTGTTCCTGCCAAGAGGCCTGCCCCAGATTACTTTCTTTGAGACTGCACACATGGCATGTGACACGCTGTCTTTTCATGCCCTTGAGCGACGGCGGGCGGATAGGGGTATTGAAGGCGTGCCATGTTGGCAGATGGGCGCGTGCTTTGCAAGAGATTAG
- the LOC119308753 gene encoding serine/threonine-protein phosphatase PP-X isozyme 2-like isoform X1, which produces MGTSDLDRQIEQLKRCEPLAEAEVKALCLKAMEILVEESNVQRVDAPVTICGDIHGQFYDMKELFKVGGDCPKTNYLFLGDFVDRGFYSVETFLLLLALKVRYPDRITLIRGNHESRQITQVYGFYDECLRKYGSVNVWRYCTEIFDYLSLSALIENKILSVHGGLSPAITTLDQIRVIDRKQEVPHDGAMCDLLWSDPEDAVDGWGLSPRGAGFLFGGNVVSSFNHSNNIDYICRAHQLVMEGFKWMFNNKIVTVWSAPNYCYRCGNVAAILELDENLNKQFRVFEAAPHESRGVPAKRPAPDYFL; this is translated from the exons ATGGGGACGTCGGATCTGGACCGGCAGATCGAGCAGCTCAAGCGGTGCGAGCCGCTGGCGGAGGCGGAGGTCAAGGCGCTCTGCCTCAAGGCCATGGAGATCCTCGTCGAGGAGAGTAACGTCCAGCGCGTCGACGCCCCCGTCACG ATATGTGGAGACATTCATGGACAGTTCTACGACATGAAAGAACTTTTCAAAGTTGGAGGTGACTGCCCGAAGACAAACTACTTGTTCCTTGGGGATTTTGTTGACCGAGGATTTTATTCTGTTGAAACATTTTTGCTTCTTTTGGCCTTAAAG GTTAGGTACCCAGATCGTATAACTTTAATACGAGGAAATCATGAGAGCAGGCAGATCACACAA GTTTATGGCTTCTATGATGAGTGTCTTCGTAAATACGGCTCGGTGAATGTCTGGAGATATTGCACAGAAATATTTGACTATTTAAG TTTGTCTGCACTTATTGAGAACAAAATCTTAAGTGTCCATGGAGGCCTTTCCCCTGCTATTACGACACTGGATCAG ATCAGAGTAATAGATCGCAAGCAAGAAGTGCCTCATGATGGTGCCATGTGTGACCTTCTTTGGTCTGATCCAGAGGATGCTGTAGACGGCTGGGGATTAAGTCCTCGAGGCGCAGGGTTCCTCTTTGGTGGAAACGTTGTCTCTTCATTTAACCACTCAAACAACATAGATTATATTTGCCGTGCTCATCAACTAGTCATGGAAGGATTCAAGTGGATGTTCAATAACAAGATTGTTACTGTATGGTCTGCTCCTAACTATTGCTACAG GTGTGGCAATGTTGCTGCAATCCTAGAGCTTGATGAGAACCTGAATAAGCAGTTCCGTGTATTTGAAGCTGCTCCACAT GAATCAAGAGGTGTTCCTGCCAAGAGGCCTGCCCCAGATTACTTTCTTTGA